CTACTTGCGGAGCTGCTGGAGCGCGGCCACGAGGTCACGCGCCACCGGCGCCAGGAAGCCGCCCAGCAACCCGGCCAGCAGGTAGAGAAGGAAGTAGTGGAAATTGCTCCCCACCCGGTCGCCCGCGAAGACCGCGAGCCCGATCCACACCAGCGCGGCGCTCACGACGATGGACAGCATCTGGATGATCCATTTCCAACGGAAGCCGACCGAGATCTGGAGACCGTCGAGGCTCCGCTGGACCTGGTGCGTCACCCGGTTGCGCGCGTCCACGAACCGGACGCGCTCCTGGTCGCCGAGTGTGGCGCGCGGTCCGGCGGCGCTCGGGCCCTGGGTCAGCAGGAGCTCGAGGTCCCCTGCTCTCGCCTGCGCTGCCAAGCAGAGCAGCAGGTCCCGGTGGTCCAGGGGAAAATCGAGGACGATCTGCGACGCCGCGTTCATGAGACCGCTCACCTGCTCGATCGGCAGGTCGAAGAGCGCCGCCCTGTCGCCCGAGGTGGCGAGGGTGACCAGGTCGTCTTCGGCGATCTGGGAAATCGGGGGACCGCCCGGGATGGGCGGCGCCTTGGCCGCCTGGTCCCGGAGCCATGTGCGGACGCGCCAGTCCTGGAACCACCGGCGCGTGGGCAGCATGTCCTTGACCGTCTGGATGATCGCCATGCTGACGAGGCCGACCGCCGCCAGCGCCGCCGCGTACTTGTAGAGGCCGTTGGCGATCACCTCTGCCACCTTCTGGATCGCTTCCGGGATATCCATGGGACCCTCCTGTGCGGCCCGCCCCGTCCGGGGCCGTCGCGCGCGGCCAATCCTACCGCGTCCGGGCCGCGCGTGGCGGCGTCTAGAACGCTGCGGTGCAGGCCACGGGTACCTGGCTCTGCACGCTCCCCGTGTAGGTGTTGATCACGAGGTCGACGCAGCCGCCGCCCTGCCGCACGCGCTGCGTGAGCATGCCCTCCCGGAGCCAGCGCTGGTTGACCACGCTCTGCGGGACCTGTGCAACGACCGTCTCGCCGGGCGACGCGTACGCGGGGGCGGGATGGAAGAGCAGGCTCGCCTCCTGCTCGAGCATCCTCGCGCTCACCCAGCGGTAGATGGTCTGATCGGCGCTCGGCCTTCTCAACTGCACCAGGACGTCGCCCGAGGGACAGACCTGGGCGCCGACTTCCGTATCGCGGGTGGTCCTGATGCGCTGGATCTCCTGGACCCGCGTGCAGGCGAGGTTGGCCTCCCAGAGCCGCTTCTGCTCCTTGGCCTGCGCGAGATCGCTCGTCTTCACCCCGATGTTGGCGGCCTGGATATGATCGATCCAGCTCGGCACGGCGCTCAGGAGCGTGGCGACAAGCGAGGGGTAGAGCAGCATCCACTGCCACCAGGTGGCGGCGGTGCGCGCTTCGGGCGCTTCGCGCGTGTCGGGGGTCGTTGCGATTGAAGCGATCGCATTGTTGCGCATGGCGTCACCTCTCCCCGGTCGGTCGTGCACTCCTGCCATCGCGGAGTGCAATGCGGCTGCCAATGCCGATCGACGCGAATACGCCACGTTGCGCCCACCATGAGTGCTCGCCACCGGGTCAGAGTGGTACGAAGCCGGCGGGTGTTCTGCCCGAATGGAGCTGCGCTTACTGCGTGCGGTAGGCGTAGAGCGTGAGGTTGTCCGCGCTGACGAGGAGCGTGCCGTCTTCAGTGAGCGCCATGCCCATGGGCCAGCCCCAGAGCCGTCCGCTCCAGAGAACGGCGCCCGTGCGCGTCTCGAAGGCATAGACGCGGTTCGGCCCCTGCCCCGCCACGTAGAGCACGTTGCCCTTGAGCACCGGCTGCACCGGGACCGAACCCGCACGCGCGCTCCACGCGACCATGCCCGTGCCCCGTGAGAGCGCCACGAGGGTCTCTGCGCTCGAGTTGGAGGCTGTGACCACGAGCGAGCCCATGACGATGGGCGCCACGGGAGAGCTCGAGTCGAGCGGGCGGCTCCAGCGGTCCTTCTGCGTCGCCGGGTCGAATGCGTGGAAGACGTAGCTACCTGACACCGACTGGGTCGTGAAGTAGAGCGTGTCGTCGGCCGCCGCGATGCCCGCCGTCGGCGTGCTGTCGAGCGGCACGACCCACTCGAGAATCCGGTTCTTGACACTGACTGAGCCGAGGGACGCCGCCCCGAGGAGATAGAGGTGGTCACCCAGGAGAGACTGCGGGTAGGCGAGCGCCACGGGCAGCTCGAGGCTCCACCGCGCGGCTCCGTCGCCGGCCGCGACGGCG
The Candidatus Methylomirabilota bacterium DNA segment above includes these coding regions:
- a CDS encoding PQQ-binding-like beta-propeller repeat protein, producing the protein MLRHCERATLAAVLIVLCGCSSSSTGTSSAGDEPPAPVAWKFETVSWYNRYSMNSTIGPLVVGRTVLYGGTYAYQNTKASKLAALDATTGMARWRMDYGAAFGPLVLQGGMIAVAAGDRVLGLDVGSGIQRWSVPIQPRSLTAAGDVVLVAERETIRAIDLASGPQRWQVKSTTDPVAVGDTALFMDGRTLRAVAAGDGAARWSLELPVALAYPQSLLGDHLYLLGAASLGSVSVKNRILEWVVPLDSTPTAGIAAADDTLYFTTQSVSGSYVFHAFDPATQKDRWSRPLDSSSPVAPIVMGSLVVTASNSSAETLVALSRGTGMVAWSARAGSVPVQPVLKGNVLYVAGQGPNRVYAFETRTGAVLWSGRLWGWPMGMALTEDGTLLVSADNLTLYAYRTQ